In Oceanispirochaeta sp. M1, the following are encoded in one genomic region:
- a CDS encoding methylaspartate mutase subunit E, whose product MEISNKKWSDEFFQKQREEVLAQWPTGEDVDLDDAVAYHKSLPDSKNAALKTLKARKEKKTLLCPSLGSDTVENHKSLLLYLQNEGQVDILTSYIDSLTRNCRFEMASQGLMKAEAAGRPVLNGFPFVVHGVQKTREVMNAVDLPSMLFGPTPDARLTHEIGLAGGHTGYSGGPLISFWNYTKNVPPEEVIHNFQYVNRLMGYYEEQGVPILYAVSGAMPSVSPPSLMIVPEIIEVLIAAAQGVKHVQLNNWLQGHVAQDLAYIQVLKEKTDFYLKKLGFDDVETITYSVSPTGRFPVDTDQVYALISHFTMIGALGGVQVSGSRTIDEALHIPTKEGSAHSFRNARMFLNMIQPQGFDVTQNKAVLNEKHFMELEVDCLMNKVMELGKGDIVKGTVDAIASGILDQPYSTSQLVKGEVLGVKDDTGAARYYDMGQLPFSKEIRDFHRERIEAREKVLGEKVDYDTIIQDMTAISSGNIL is encoded by the coding sequence TTGGAAATCTCAAATAAAAAATGGTCTGATGAATTCTTTCAGAAACAGAGAGAAGAAGTTCTGGCACAATGGCCGACCGGAGAAGATGTAGATCTTGATGACGCGGTTGCGTACCATAAAAGTCTACCCGACTCCAAGAATGCGGCCCTGAAAACTCTAAAAGCCAGAAAAGAAAAGAAGACACTGCTCTGCCCTTCACTGGGTTCTGATACAGTAGAAAATCATAAAAGTCTTCTATTATATCTTCAGAACGAAGGTCAAGTAGATATTCTTACCTCCTACATAGACAGCCTTACCAGAAACTGCCGATTTGAAATGGCAAGCCAGGGATTAATGAAAGCTGAAGCTGCAGGACGCCCGGTTCTGAACGGCTTTCCCTTTGTTGTTCATGGAGTACAGAAAACCAGAGAGGTTATGAATGCGGTTGATCTGCCTTCAATGCTGTTCGGCCCGACACCCGATGCCCGTCTGACACATGAGATTGGTCTGGCTGGAGGACATACAGGATACTCCGGCGGACCTCTGATCTCCTTCTGGAATTATACAAAAAATGTGCCGCCTGAAGAGGTAATTCACAATTTTCAGTATGTGAACAGACTCATGGGATACTACGAAGAACAGGGTGTTCCTATCCTATATGCTGTAAGCGGTGCCATGCCTTCTGTCAGCCCTCCCTCACTTATGATAGTTCCTGAAATTATAGAAGTTCTGATAGCCGCAGCACAGGGTGTAAAACACGTTCAGCTGAACAACTGGCTTCAGGGACATGTAGCTCAGGATCTTGCCTATATTCAGGTTCTGAAAGAAAAAACGGACTTTTACCTTAAAAAACTTGGATTTGATGATGTAGAAACTATAACCTACAGTGTCAGTCCTACAGGCCGCTTCCCGGTTGATACTGACCAGGTTTATGCCCTGATCTCCCACTTTACAATGATTGGTGCCCTGGGAGGTGTGCAGGTCAGCGGATCAAGAACCATTGATGAAGCCCTCCATATCCCCACAAAAGAAGGTTCGGCCCACAGCTTCCGTAATGCCCGTATGTTTCTGAATATGATTCAGCCTCAGGGCTTTGATGTTACTCAGAATAAGGCTGTTCTGAATGAGAAACATTTCATGGAACTTGAGGTGGACTGCCTTATGAATAAGGTTATGGAACTTGGAAAGGGTGACATTGTTAAAGGTACTGTTGATGCCATAGCATCAGGAATACTGGACCAGCCCTACTCTACATCACAATTGGTGAAGGGAGAAGTTCTAGGTGTTAAAGACGACACAGGAGCCGCCCGCTATTACGATATGGGCCAGCTGCCCTTCAGTAAAGAAATAAGAGACTTTCACAGAGAGAGAATCGAAGCAAGAGAAAAAGTATTGGGCGAGAAGGTTGATTACGACACCATTATTCAGGATATGACTGCTATCAGTTCAGGAAATATTCTTTAA
- the glmS gene encoding methylaspartate mutase subunit S, whose product MNSEYKAVLVTGVIGEDVHVTGIRILEHALRKDGYAVHSLGIHNSQEDFINKAIEVKADAVLISSLAGHAEMLVQGFREKCDKADLKDIKLYIGGQLVIHAEEWAATEKRFIDLGFTAVAAPFNPPKNVLAELNSDLCSEQNKTSA is encoded by the coding sequence ATGAACAGCGAATATAAAGCAGTATTAGTTACCGGAGTGATTGGTGAGGATGTCCATGTGACAGGTATCCGGATTCTGGAACATGCCCTGCGGAAAGACGGCTATGCTGTTCATTCCCTGGGAATTCATAATTCCCAGGAAGACTTTATAAATAAAGCCATTGAGGTAAAAGCGGACGCCGTGCTCATATCATCCTTGGCAGGCCATGCAGAAATGCTGGTACAGGGCTTCAGAGAAAAATGCGACAAAGCCGATCTTAAGGATATAAAACTCTATATCGGTGGGCAGCTTGTTATTCATGCCGAAGAATGGGCGGCTACAGAAAAAAGGTTTATTGACCTGGGATTTACAGCCGTTGCAGCCCCTTTCAATCCACCCAAAAATGTTCTGGCAGAACTGAATTCAGATCTTTGCTCAGAGCAGAATAAAACATCCGCCTGA